Within Eggerthella sp. YY7918, the genomic segment CGAGGATCTGCTGTTTTCTTTGGCGGTGTTGCTTATTATCGCCGGTTTTCTTATTGCGCCGCTTTCGTTTGAGCCGGATGCCGCTGTGGCAAATGTGCTCTTGCGGTTGGGGCGCTCGTGCTTCGATTTGATTATTTGGCTGGTGCTTACCGCCCTTGGACGACGTAATATTTTTCTGCTGCTTCCGGTGCTTGGGTTGGCGCGCTGCATGAACAGTATCGGCGTCGACATTGGTGCGACGGCGGGGCGCGTTACCGACATGCTTCTTGTACAGGCGCCGGATTCTGCAGGTACCGTGACCGCTCTCTTGGTGTTCGCCTTTATCGCGTTTCTCTGGTTAGGCTTTCGCGATTTTCGGTTTTCACGCGTTATCAACGACGTGGAAATTGTCAACGAACCTGAGATTTCGCGCATTGGCGACTATCTGGAGCATCGCTGTCATACGCTCGGCCAAGAACGGGGGCTGACCGAGCGGGAAGTGGAGATCCTTTCTCTGTTGGCGCAAGGGCGCGACGGCAAATTTATCGCCGAACGCTATGTGCTGTCGTACAACACCGTGAAAACGCACATCAAGCATATTTACCAGAAGCTGGATGTCCATTCACGTCAGGAACTCATCGACACCGTAAGCGTAAGCAAAGGCGAGGAGGGCTAATCCTACACCGTTCGCACTGAGGCTTCTTCTTTGGGTGCGGTGCGGCGATATGTGACGGCGGGGTAGCCCAGCACCAAGGTTGCGACAGCCTTTCGTTTGCGATGAAGTCCAAGCAACGCACGCAAGGAGGGCACCCTGTTCGCAGCCATGGTGAAAAACCCGCTGTAGAGAACGCCGAGGCCACACGCTTCTGCCATGAGCGCCATATTGGAAGCGGCCAAGGCGCCATCGACCGTGTCGGGTGCGATGACTACGATGGCTACCGGTGCCTTCTTGAAGAAGAAATGATCGTCGATGGTTGTGCGTTTCGCGGTGGTATCGACCAGTTTTACCAAGGGGAGCAAGCGTCTGAAGAGTTGCACCGCTTTCCGTTCGGCAACTTCTCGGCCTTCTTGCAGCACCGCGAAGGTAACTTCTTGGGCATTGCCTCCTGTCGGCGTAAGACGCCCTGCTTCGATAATCCGCTCGATTGTTTCAGGCGGGACGGAGCGCTCTGCAAACTGGCGAATGGTTCTGCGCGTGCGAATAGCCTGCAGCAGTTCGTGGGGATCGAGCCTGGTTGGCGCATCGAATGGTTGCGGCGCCTCAGCGAAGCCCGTCAGAGAGACCGCTCCCTTTGGGCAGATGGCAACGCAATGCCCGCACATCAGGCAATCGGGCGACACGATGTGCGCTTTACCGTTCTCTAGAGAGATATTGCTCGCGCAGCAATCCTTTTGGCAAAGGCCGCATCCTATACAGGCAGACGCGTCAATCAAAACGGTGTGTTCGTGCTTCATTGTTTTTCGTCTCCGTTTTCCCAACAGAGGGCATCGTTCATGATGTAGTGGCGATGTCGTCCCTGCGTGATGGTTTTATATTCGATCGCTTCGACAGGACAGCCCGCAATGCACGCCATGCAGTGGGTACACGTCCCTTTCCAAGTGGGTTTGCCGCCTGATAGCTCGATGTTGTTAAGGGGGCACCGCTTTGCGCAGGCTCCGCACGATAGGCAGGCATCTGATACGGTGAATCCTTTATCGTGTACATACCACGTATAAAACAGGGGATTTACTGGTCCGCTTTTGAGCCAGTCCGCAAACGAGATCCGTTCTTCTGGGAAGGGAGTGCCGGCGCGAATGATATTCGTGAGCGAAGCGATGCGTGGTTCGGCTGCATCAATGATGGACTGGCATTCGGGCCCGTTGGGTGTGGGACCCAGCGCAAGATAATTTTCGGGCATAACGACGCCCGCAAGTCCGCAAAAGTTCAAGTGCTCTTTTTCGCAGAGTTCCTTCGCATATGCTGCGGCGTTGCCGACGCTTCCCCCGCAGGTGAGCACAAAGTAGGCGTCGCGGTTGCCTGTGAAATCGGTTTCCCGTATCCATTTTTCCACCACGCGGGGAATTCGCCAGGAGTAGGTAGGCATGACGAAAACGAGGGGCCGTTCGGAATGAAAAGACGGGGTGGACTCTTGCTTCACTAATCGGTTGATCGAAACAACGTCGTCTTCAAGAAGTTGCGCCATCTGCAGTGCTACAAACTGGCTGTTACCGGTGCCGCTGAAGTAAAAGATCATGGGTTTACCTTCGGTCGAGTGTTGCTTTATACGAGGGATGCGGTATCCTCTTCAATGTGAGACAAAATGTATCATAATGGTGAGGTAAGCTGAACCCTTCGACCTGAGACAAAAAGGGGCAACCTGTATCATGGATAAGAGAAAAGTCGCCAATCAACAGGTTAAAGACCGCCTCCTTGCCGCTTTGCTCGAGTTTGCCGGCGAAAAGGACCTGTCGCAGGTGAAGGTGACCGAGCTCGTTGAGAGATCGGGTGTCGCACGGGCATCGTTCTATCGCAACTTCAATTCTATTGAGGACATCGTCGAGTACGGCATACAGCGCATGGCAGATCTCTACCACGAGAGCAAGCCGGCTTCGGGCGAGGGTTTTCGCAGTCGCGAAATGGTGTTGTACAAGTTTCGCTTCTACCAGAAGTATGCCGAAATCGTTTTAGCATTTCACCGAGCACACGTATCGACCTCGCTGCTCGACATCATCACCGACTGCGAGATCGATGAAAGTGGGGACATGCCCGCGCATTCCATCGCGCGCTACGAGCTCTATTACTTTGCGGGCGCTTTTTACAACATGCTGATCTATTGGCTTGAAACAGGTATGCGCGAAACGCCCGAAGCTATGACCGACGAGTTTCTTCGCATTGCGAAGAGGGGTTGATCAGCGCTCTTCGTCCAGCGCGCGGACGCTTTTGGGTAGATACACCAACAGGCCCAGCGCGATGCAAATAACGCCGTCAACCACGAAGAACGGTGCGATGCCGATGCTTTCAGCCAGCATGCCGCCCAGCGCGATGCCGATAGGCGATGCGAGGCCCATGGCGGCGGTGGTGAAGCCGAGCGCTCGTCCGGTTTTCTCGGGCGGAACATTTTTCTGCACGAGCGTGATGAGTGGTCCGTTGAACCAGGCGCAGGCCATAGCCATGACGGCGCACAGTACCACGAACACGGGGAACGCCGACGGCGGCAAAAAACCGCAGGCCACCGTGGTTACACCTACGATAAACGCCGCTATTCCGATAAGCAGGGCCAAGCGCTTGCCGCCGCCCCACGCCATGAGAATAACCGATCCCACAATCATGCCGATACCAAAAGCCGCTTCTGCAATGGCAGCCATGTAGCCGTCGCCGCCGAAGTGGGAATAGGTCATGAGCGGATAGATGGCCGAGAGTGGGGAGAACGCCATCATGCCGACCGTAATGCCGGCGATGAGGATAACGAGTCCGCGCGTCTTGGCGAGTGCCTGCCAGCCGTCGCGCATGTTGGCGAAGACGTGCTGATCGTCGGTGGACGCATCGTGTACGGTGGGGATTTTCGCCAACGCAAGGCCGGCGACGGCTGCCAATGCGCCGAAGAAGTCCAAGAACATGACGGAGTGGAAGCCAAGTGTCGTGTACAAAAAGATGCCGAACGCAGGCGCGCCGATGGAGGCAACGGACATGAGCAGTTGGTCAAGCGTGTTGATGCGCAGCAGGTGTTTTTCGGGCACGAGCAGGGGCATGGCCGCCATCATGGCGGGGCCGTGGAAGGCTTGGCCGATGCTGCGCACAATGACCATCACGAGGATGAGCCCGAACGTGATATGACCTGCGAGGATGACAAAACCCAGCACAAGCGACACCACACCGATGCTTAAGTCGGCTACGATCATGACCGTTTTGCGGTTGTACTTATCGGCGATAACACCGCCGAAGGGGGACAGCAGTCCCTGGGGTAGAAATGCGCAGATGCTTGCAACGGCCAACGCGAGGGCGCTGCCCGTGGTTTCGGTGACGTACCAGACGGCTGCGTATCCTGCGGCGTAACTGGTCACCATGGATACAGCCTGGCCAGCCCAGATGGTGATAATGATGGCAAGCCAGCGCGTGGGCAGCGGTTGCCCTGCGGCGCTGAGTGTGGTTGATGGGGTCATATGACGGCTCCTTCAAGTTGATGCGGTTAACTGCGCGCGAGGCGCTTCGGACGTTTTCAGCGTGGGGTAGCGAACGCGGTTGCACCAGCCATTTTGGTTGGCAGGTAACATGCAACGGAAAGTTGCTGGGAAAGATGGCGCGCTCAAGCGTGCCGACTACTGAAAAATACCCATGAAACCGATCTCCTTGGAAGGTTGTCAAGTGGCTGTGTATTCTACCGGTGTAGTCTCGTGTTCGTCAAGATGAATAAGGCGGGTTGTTGTCGCGACGTGTAGGACGCATCTTCTACAGCGCGTCGGTGAAGCGGATATTGAGATCGACGTTGGTGGTGATGCCGGCGACCGATCCGGCGTTGGTGTATTGCCAGATGGCGAAAGTAAGCTCGGCGGTGGGCGCTGCGACATCGTATTCGGCGAACCAGATGGGACGTGTGCCCAGCGCCGAGCGATCATAGCGCGCCATATCTCCCGCATTGCCGTAGATCATCGTGTCGTATCCCGCCGATTCGATACGTTCGCAGAACGCAAGGGCGCAAGCGGTCAGGGTTTCGGTATCCATGTTGTTCGCGCGGCCGATCGGCTCGGGTACCGGTTCGTGGTCATACACCACCGGCAATGACAGGTTTCGACCGTTGAGCTGGGAAAGCACAAGATCGGCTTCCTCGAGCGCTTCGTCCACGTTAATGGCTTGCGAGAAGAAGTAGACGCCGGTGTCAAGTCCGGCTGCCAGAGCACCTTCAAGATTCTCATCGAATCGTGTGTCGGGTATCATTCTGCCCTCGGTATAGCCGCGGCTTCCCGCACGTACAAATGCAAACTCAATGCCGTCCGACGCTACTGCTTGCCAGTCGATAGCGTTTTGGTGGTCCGACACATCAACGCCTACCTGCGATTTAAGCTGACCGTTTTCGGAATAGGTCAGGCGATCTCCTTCGCTGGCAAGGCCCGACCAGTCGTAGGGACACACGTATAGCGTGCTTGTATCGACGGGTTCTTTTTCGGAACAGCGAGTCAGTGAAAAAAGCATGCTGAGTAACAGTACGACGGCTACAACAATTAGGACGATAACGGCGAAGGGGGCGCATCGTGCAAGAGGGGTTGTGCTTTGACTGGCAGTAGGCCCCCTTCCGAATGGCCGCTGACTGCGGGCGGTGTGAGAGGGCTGAGTCGCACGGCGTTTCGTACGTTCTTCGTGGACAGAGGTTTTCCGCAGGGGGCGCTTCGGCTGCCTATGTATGGGTACATTCATGAAGCGCATCCTACCAAAGCCTCTCGCGCGCTGCAGGGCTGTTCCTCCTTACGCGCAGATAACTCCAGAAAAACTCTGCGCCCTTATGCTGCCTTGCTTACGGGCGTGACGAGATTTTGGATGGTGGGACGGCTGGCGATGTTCATTGCACGGGTATGATCAAGGCTGTCGTAGGTCACAAGCTTGCGCAGGACTTCATT encodes:
- a CDS encoding nitroreductase family protein — encoded protein: MKHEHTVLIDASACIGCGLCQKDCCASNISLENGKAHIVSPDCLMCGHCVAICPKGAVSLTGFAEAPQPFDAPTRLDPHELLQAIRTRRTIRQFAERSVPPETIERIIEAGRLTPTGGNAQEVTFAVLQEGREVAERKAVQLFRRLLPLVKLVDTTAKRTTIDDHFFFKKAPVAIVVIAPDTVDGALAASNMALMAEACGLGVLYSGFFTMAANRVPSLRALLGLHRKRKAVATLVLGYPAVTYRRTAPKEEASVRTV
- a CDS encoding EFR1 family ferrodoxin (N-terminal region resembles flavodoxins. C-terminal ferrodoxin region binds two 4Fe-4S clusters.), translated to MIFYFSGTGNSQFVALQMAQLLEDDVVSINRLVKQESTPSFHSERPLVFVMPTYSWRIPRVVEKWIRETDFTGNRDAYFVLTCGGSVGNAAAYAKELCEKEHLNFCGLAGVVMPENYLALGPTPNGPECQSIIDAAEPRIASLTNIIRAGTPFPEERISFADWLKSGPVNPLFYTWYVHDKGFTVSDACLSCGACAKRCPLNNIELSGGKPTWKGTCTHCMACIAGCPVEAIEYKTITQGRHRHYIMNDALCWENGDEKQ
- a CDS encoding TetR/AcrR family transcriptional regulator, which gives rise to MDKRKVANQQVKDRLLAALLEFAGEKDLSQVKVTELVERSGVARASFYRNFNSIEDIVEYGIQRMADLYHESKPASGEGFRSREMVLYKFRFYQKYAEIVLAFHRAHVSTSLLDIITDCEIDESGDMPAHSIARYELYYFAGAFYNMLIYWLETGMRETPEAMTDEFLRIAKRG
- a CDS encoding MFS transporter: MTPSTTLSAAGQPLPTRWLAIIITIWAGQAVSMVTSYAAGYAAVWYVTETTGSALALAVASICAFLPQGLLSPFGGVIADKYNRKTVMIVADLSIGVVSLVLGFVILAGHITFGLILVMVIVRSIGQAFHGPAMMAAMPLLVPEKHLLRINTLDQLLMSVASIGAPAFGIFLYTTLGFHSVMFLDFFGALAAVAGLALAKIPTVHDASTDDQHVFANMRDGWQALAKTRGLVILIAGITVGMMAFSPLSAIYPLMTYSHFGGDGYMAAIAEAAFGIGMIVGSVILMAWGGGKRLALLIGIAAFIVGVTTVACGFLPPSAFPVFVVLCAVMAMACAWFNGPLITLVQKNVPPEKTGRALGFTTAAMGLASPIGIALGGMLAESIGIAPFFVVDGVICIALGLLVYLPKSVRALDEER
- a CDS encoding glycoside hydrolase family 25 protein; amino-acid sequence: MLFSLTRCSEKEPVDTSTLYVCPYDWSGLASEGDRLTYSENGQLKSQVGVDVSDHQNAIDWQAVASDGIEFAFVRAGSRGYTEGRMIPDTRFDENLEGALAAGLDTGVYFFSQAINVDEALEEADLVLSQLNGRNLSLPVVYDHEPVPEPIGRANNMDTETLTACALAFCERIESAGYDTMIYGNAGDMARYDRSALGTRPIWFAEYDVAAPTAELTFAIWQYTNAGSVAGITTNVDLNIRFTDAL